The Candidatus Thiodiazotropha endoloripes genome has a window encoding:
- a CDS encoding efflux RND transporter periplasmic adaptor subunit, with the protein MRRSLATFLLSLVILPGYLPADSATLETGAVVKRETAREFWLDGTVEAINQTTLSAQTRGQVEQILFDVDDFVEKGQEVVKLKDTEQRAGLDQARADLKEAVARRQEALDNFNRTKDLFGRKLASQSQLDTATATLKSAKARKEAADARLAQATEQFEYTRIKAPYSGIVTHRHVEVGEIATPGQKLMSGTSLDQLRVVVDLPQSLVPVIRQQGKARVLLSSGESIKGVKLTIFPFADQSSSTFQVRVDLPEGLKDLFPGMFVKTAFITGVKQELVVPREAVVYRSEVTAVYVLGSDGRVHFRHIRAGHPVSEDALSVIAGLSAGERVLLDPVAAATELKQQLAE; encoded by the coding sequence ATGAGGCGTTCTCTGGCAACTTTTCTGCTCAGCCTGGTGATACTGCCCGGCTACCTGCCCGCTGATTCCGCAACCCTAGAGACCGGAGCGGTGGTGAAGCGGGAAACCGCCAGAGAGTTCTGGCTCGATGGCACGGTCGAGGCGATCAATCAGACCACCCTTTCTGCGCAGACCCGGGGACAGGTGGAACAGATCCTGTTCGATGTGGATGACTTTGTGGAAAAGGGCCAGGAAGTGGTGAAGCTGAAGGACACCGAACAGCGTGCCGGTCTGGACCAGGCCCGGGCCGACCTGAAAGAGGCGGTTGCCCGTCGACAGGAGGCGTTGGACAATTTCAACCGTACCAAAGACCTGTTTGGCCGTAAGCTGGCCTCCCAATCCCAACTGGATACGGCGACGGCGACACTGAAATCCGCCAAAGCGCGTAAAGAGGCGGCGGATGCCCGACTCGCCCAGGCCACGGAGCAGTTCGAGTATACCCGCATCAAGGCCCCCTACAGTGGCATCGTCACCCATCGTCATGTGGAAGTGGGTGAGATCGCTACACCGGGCCAGAAACTGATGAGCGGCACCTCACTGGACCAGCTCAGAGTGGTCGTGGATCTGCCTCAGAGTCTGGTGCCGGTGATCCGGCAGCAGGGTAAAGCACGGGTGCTGCTCTCATCCGGTGAATCCATCAAAGGCGTGAAGCTGACGATCTTTCCCTTTGCCGATCAGAGCAGCAGTACCTTTCAGGTGCGGGTCGATCTTCCTGAGGGGCTCAAGGATCTGTTCCCCGGCATGTTCGTGAAAACCGCCTTCATTACCGGGGTCAAGCAGGAGTTGGTGGTGCCCCGGGAAGCCGTTGTCTACCGCTCCGAGGTCACTGCGGTCTATGTGCTGGGTTCGGACGGACGGGTCCATTTCCGCCATATCCGTGCCGGTCATCCGGTCTCCGAAGATGCGCTCTCTGTGATCGCCGGGCTCTCTGCCGGAGAGCGGGTTCTTCTTGATCCGGTGGCTGCGGCCACCGAGCTGAAACAGCAACTGGCGGAGTGA